The sequence TGTATGATGCGAAACAAAAGAAGACCACCTGATGATCGCGAGGGTGGATAATGCAGTCATCCTTAATACAGATTCATCATCCATTATTCATTGTCTTTAATTACTGCACTATAAGCCACGACCCTGTTTCGACCGTTCTTTTTAGCTTTGTATAAAGCTGCATCACAAACTCTTCTCTCCCATACCTGGCACATATACACCGAAATGACTGGAATTCCAGCTTCTTGCCAAAACAATATGACTGATTTGAATTATTTTGAATAAAGATCATATAAATTCTGCGCTGCCTCGAGACCCATTTGATATCCTGCTTCCAGTTTCTTCGGATCTTTGGTCAACCGGCCTACCTCAAAATTCAGAGGCGGGGCAATAATCTTCACTCGACAGTCAGCTGGAGCTGTCTCGAGGAATTCTATTGACCGATTATAGACGAACCACCGGTCTTTCATCGCCCGAGCCAATTCTTTCTTTTCCTTAAGCATAAAATCAGTGATTCCCGGGAACTTTCCAGCCTTTTTCCTGTAGCCTAAGGGTCGGGATAATATGACAGTCATCTCCCGAGCACCCATCTCATACGCCCTTATAACAGGAAGAGGGTCGGCCACTCCACCATCAGCCATTCGTATATCGTCATACTCAGGGAATCCCCGATACAAACCCGGCAAAGCACAGGACCCCTTGATCAGTAGCTCCAGAGTCTCTTCTTCGGGGATTAAATATTCGGCTTTACCATCCAGAGCATTCGTCACAACAACATAAAAAACGGTTTTGTTCTTTTTAAACTCCCCAAGATCCAGCCTCATTTCCCGGATGGTAATATCCCACAACCAATCCAGGTCAATAACATGGCCACCAGAGAGATATTTTCTAAATGATATAAATTGGGGCCTGCAGGAATAATCTTTAATTACCTTATAGTTTCTTCCCTTCTGTTTACACAGCCATGCCGCCAGATTGGTTGCACCCGCCGAAACCCCCACACAAAAATCAAAGGGGTTGTACTCAAGTTCAAGAAACCGATCTAATACACCAGCAGCAAAAATGCCTCTCATTGCACCACCTTCTACGATCAGTGCTGTCTTATTATCAGTCATAGTCTGGTTCAAACGTCCTTATAGTGTTTAAAGTTTTATATTGGATTATTGTATTTGAGAATCAGAGCGGATTCCTTTCCAAAACCATCTTATAGCCGTCCACTTCAATAAGGGGTTTGCTGAAGTAGTAGCCCTGAACAATATGACAGTCCAGGCTCTGCAGGATGTCCAGCTGATCCTTTGTCTCGACCCCTTCTGCGATGGTAGTCAGAGAAAAAACCGAAGCCAGAGAAAGGATCAATTTGACAACCTGATACTCCCTGTTTTTATTCGTTATATTATCCACAAAACTCTTATCAATCTTAAGGATGTCTATGGGAAGCATTGTGAGGTAATTGAGAGAAGAATAACCTGTTCCAAAGTCATCCAGATAAATGCGGACCCCTTTGGCCCGGAATTTTTCCAGCTGATTGCAGACATATGCCTTGTTCTCCATAACAGCCGTCTCGGTCACTTCCAGACCTATCATCTCTGGTGGGACAGCCGCCTCATCCAGAATACTGAAAAAGGATGAATAGAAGCTTGAGTTCAAGAGCTGCACCGCAGAGACGTTGACTGAAATTCGAAAATCTTCGATAAACCCATAATCGGCCATGATTCTTTTCAGAAACTGACAGGATTCCCGAATAACAAACTCTCCTATAAGATGAATCAGTCCTGACTGTTCTGCCAATTGAATAAACTCGTCTGGTGGAACAAAGCCGAGCCGGGGGGACTGCCAGCGAATCAGGGCTTCAAATCCTATGATTCTGTCTGTCCGGGTATCTATCTTGGGCTGATAATTCAAATAAAATTCATGATGGGAGATGGCATCCTCCAATTCATTCATAATATCCAGATGC comes from Oceanispirochaeta sp. and encodes:
- a CDS encoding patatin family protein — its product is MTDNKTALIVEGGAMRGIFAAGVLDRFLELEYNPFDFCVGVSAGATNLAAWLCKQKGRNYKVIKDYSCRPQFISFRKYLSGGHVIDLDWLWDITIREMRLDLGEFKKNKTVFYVVVTNALDGKAEYLIPEEETLELLIKGSCALPGLYRGFPEYDDIRMADGGVADPLPVIRAYEMGAREMTVILSRPLGYRKKAGKFPGITDFMLKEKKELARAMKDRWFVYNRSIEFLETAPADCRVKIIAPPLNFEVGRLTKDPKKLEAGYQMGLEAAQNLYDLYSK